A genome region from Flavobacterium sp. includes the following:
- the ychF gene encoding redox-regulated ATPase YchF — protein sequence MKAGIVGLPNVGKSTLFNCLSNAKAQSANFPFCTIEPNIGVVNVPDPRINKLEELVKPERVQMATVDIVDIAGLVKGASKGEGLGNQFLGNIRECNAIIHVLRCFDNDNIVHVDGNVNPIRDKETIDIELQLKDLETIEKRLEKVKRAAKTGNKEAQAEEALLNRIREALLQAKSARTVVPQNNDEEVLMEAFQLITAKPVLYVCNVDESSAVNGNKYVDQVRELVKDEDAEVIVLSVGAEADITELESYEERQIFLEDMGLEEPGASVLIRAAYKLLKQQTYFTAGVKEVRAWTINIGATAPQAAGVIHTDFEKGFIRAEVISYEDYVHYGSEAKAKEAGKFRVEGKEYVVKDGDVMHFRFNV from the coding sequence ATGAAAGCAGGAATTGTAGGATTACCAAATGTTGGAAAATCAACATTATTTAATTGTTTATCTAATGCAAAAGCGCAAAGTGCGAACTTTCCGTTTTGTACAATCGAACCTAATATTGGTGTTGTGAACGTTCCGGATCCAAGAATCAATAAATTAGAAGAATTGGTAAAACCAGAGCGCGTTCAAATGGCAACTGTAGATATCGTTGATATTGCAGGTTTGGTAAAAGGAGCGAGTAAAGGTGAAGGTCTTGGAAACCAATTTTTAGGAAACATTAGAGAATGTAATGCTATCATTCACGTTTTACGTTGTTTTGACAATGATAATATTGTACACGTTGACGGAAACGTAAACCCAATTCGTGACAAAGAAACGATTGATATCGAATTGCAGTTGAAAGATTTAGAAACAATCGAAAAGCGTTTAGAAAAAGTAAAACGTGCTGCAAAAACAGGAAACAAAGAAGCACAGGCGGAAGAAGCTTTACTAAACAGAATTAGAGAAGCTCTTTTACAGGCAAAATCGGCAAGAACAGTTGTTCCTCAAAATAATGATGAAGAAGTTTTAATGGAAGCTTTCCAGTTAATTACAGCAAAACCGGTTTTATACGTTTGTAATGTTGACGAAAGTTCTGCAGTAAACGGAAACAAATATGTTGATCAGGTTCGTGAATTAGTAAAAGATGAAGATGCTGAGGTTATTGTGCTTTCAGTAGGAGCGGAGGCTGATATTACAGAATTAGAAAGTTACGAAGAGCGTCAGATTTTCCTTGAAGATATGGGACTTGAAGAGCCGGGAGCATCAGTTTTAATTCGTGCAGCTTACAAATTATTAAAACAACAAACTTATTTTACAGCTGGTGTAAAAGAAGTTCGTGCCTGGACAATTAATATTGGAGCAACTGCACCACAGGCTGCAGGAGTTATCCATACTGATTTTGAAAAAGGATTTATCCGTGCTGAGGTAATTTCATACGAGGATTACGTTCACTACGGTTCTGAAGCAAAAGCAAAAGAAGCTGGAAAATTCAGAGTAGAAGGAAAAGAATATGTTGTAAAAGATGGTGATGTGATGCATTTCCGTTTCAACGTTTAA
- a CDS encoding class I SAM-dependent methyltransferase, which produces MANLYDGKMAAIYDAMYQTFVNYDEEYNFYNNLIENNKTSSILEIGSGTGNLAKRFNQNNQNYQGLDYSEDMISIAKERNKDCIFNKGDMRDFKLDNPVDSILITGRSTSYLISNDDVNRTFDSVHKNLNPNGILIFDFIDANRFIPFTKENPIIIHEAEYENVQYIRESHWDTNNALENFMLEWTAKYYAVENGEKKIIENDFSTVRVFTRNEIELFLYLNNFEILQTIDRKTYAYDTYVIVAQKKS; this is translated from the coding sequence ATGGCAAATTTATACGATGGAAAAATGGCGGCAATATATGATGCCATGTATCAAACCTTTGTCAATTATGATGAAGAATATAATTTTTACAACAATCTTATTGAGAACAATAAAACTTCCAGCATTTTAGAAATTGGAAGCGGTACCGGAAATCTTGCAAAACGATTTAATCAAAACAATCAAAATTATCAAGGTCTTGATTACAGCGAAGACATGATTTCGATTGCAAAAGAACGAAATAAAGACTGCATTTTTAACAAAGGCGATATGCGTGATTTTAAATTAGATAATCCTGTTGATTCTATTTTAATTACAGGAAGATCTACAAGTTACCTTATATCAAATGATGACGTTAACAGGACTTTTGATTCTGTACATAAAAATCTTAATCCAAACGGAATATTAATTTTCGATTTTATTGATGCGAATCGTTTTATTCCTTTTACAAAAGAAAATCCCATTATAATTCATGAAGCCGAATATGAAAATGTACAATACATAAGAGAAAGTCATTGGGACACCAATAACGCATTAGAAAATTTTATGCTCGAATGGACAGCAAAATATTATGCTGTTGAAAATGGTGAAAAAAAAATTATCGAAAATGATTTTTCTACTGTTCGTGTTTTTACACGCAACGAAATAGAACTGTTTTTATATTTAAACAATTTTGAAATACTTCAAACTATTGATCGAAAAACGTATGCCTATGACACTTACGTTATTGTAGCACAAAAAAAATCCTGA
- a CDS encoding YihY/virulence factor BrkB family protein, whose protein sequence is MKNHNIFSKSWYLLKNTFLEFNDDNAIKLSAALSYYTIFALPPLLIIIITICGFFFGEEAVTGQLYGQINRLVGNNAAVQIQEAIKNVQLSDSNVFVTIFGVVMLLVGASGVFAEIQSSINYIWGLRAKPNKGLKKFIQNRIMSFSMIVSVGFLMLVSLMLNATLDVLNARLKLYFPDSTVYFFYIINLVIVFSSITLLFAIIFRTLPDGIIKWKDAFIGSSCTAILFMIGKFAIGVYLGNSTVASVYGAAGSVIIILVWVYYSAIILYFGAEFTKVYAKAFGGSISPNDYSVEIQKEVFEIENA, encoded by the coding sequence ATGAAAAATCATAATATTTTTTCGAAATCATGGTATTTATTAAAAAATACATTTCTGGAATTTAACGACGATAATGCCATAAAATTAAGTGCGGCATTATCCTATTATACCATTTTCGCACTGCCTCCTTTATTAATTATTATCATTACAATCTGTGGATTCTTTTTTGGAGAAGAAGCTGTAACCGGACAATTATACGGACAAATAAACAGATTGGTTGGTAATAATGCAGCTGTGCAGATTCAGGAAGCGATCAAAAATGTACAATTGTCAGACAGTAATGTTTTTGTAACCATTTTTGGGGTTGTAATGCTGCTGGTTGGAGCTTCAGGAGTTTTTGCCGAAATTCAGAGTTCCATCAATTATATTTGGGGGTTAAGAGCTAAACCCAATAAAGGACTAAAGAAATTCATTCAAAACAGAATTATGTCATTTTCGATGATTGTTTCTGTTGGGTTTTTAATGCTTGTTAGTTTAATGCTCAATGCAACACTAGATGTTTTAAATGCCAGATTAAAACTGTATTTCCCAGACAGTACCGTTTATTTTTTTTATATCATTAATTTGGTGATTGTTTTTTCTAGTATCACCTTACTTTTTGCGATTATATTTCGAACTTTACCAGATGGAATTATTAAGTGGAAAGATGCATTTATTGGCTCATCCTGCACCGCAATTTTATTTATGATAGGTAAATTTGCAATCGGCGTTTATCTCGGCAATTCTACAGTTGCGAGTGTTTACGGAGCGGCAGGATCAGTAATTATAATATTAGTTTGGGTTTATTATTCGGCTATTATATTGTATTTTGGTGCAGAATTTACCAAAGTTTATGCAAAAGCTTTTGGAGGAAGTATTTCGCCAAATGATTATTCTGTAGAAATACAAAAAGAAGTTTTTGAAATCGAAAATGCCTAA
- a CDS encoding TIGR02117 family protein yields MLKKTFKFLGWTLFGIFGFLVLYVLSVYLISKITVNSDADFVKQQRPIPIYILSNGVHTDIVVPIKNEIKDWRNEIQFNQTQSKDSLMNFIAFGWGDKGFYLDTPEWSDLKASTACKAAFGISSSAMHTTFFKQLREGEDCKRIMISKENYQSLVNYISESFRNPIHPEWIEGHSYGKKDAFYEAKGSYSLFYTCNTWANNALKAANQKASLWTVYDKGIFCHYK; encoded by the coding sequence ATGCTAAAAAAAACTTTCAAATTTCTAGGGTGGACACTTTTCGGAATCTTCGGATTTCTTGTTCTTTATGTTTTATCAGTTTATCTGATTTCTAAAATCACGGTTAATTCTGATGCAGATTTTGTAAAACAGCAAAGACCAATTCCAATTTATATCCTCTCAAATGGTGTTCATACCGATATTGTCGTTCCGATAAAAAATGAAATCAAAGACTGGAGAAATGAAATCCAGTTTAACCAGACACAATCAAAGGATTCATTAATGAATTTTATTGCTTTCGGCTGGGGCGACAAAGGTTTTTATCTGGATACACCAGAATGGTCAGATTTAAAAGCAAGTACAGCTTGTAAAGCCGCATTCGGAATCAGTTCTTCTGCAATGCATACTACATTTTTCAAACAATTAAGAGAAGGCGAAGATTGTAAACGCATTATGATTTCAAAAGAAAACTACCAAAGTCTGGTTAATTATATTTCAGAGAGTTTTAGAAATCCAATTCATCCGGAATGGATAGAAGGTCACAGTTACGGAAAAAAAGATGCTTTTTATGAAGCTAAAGGAAGTTACAGTCTTTTTTATACCTGCAATACCTGGGCAAACAATGCTTTAAAAGCTGCAAATCAAAAAGCAAGTTTATGGACAGTTTATGATAAAGGGATTTTTTGTCATTATAAATAA
- a CDS encoding NAD(P)H-dependent oxidoreductase, giving the protein MKIIAFGGSNSKQSINKRLATYASSLFEGADVEVLDLNDYAMPLFSVDLEKEIGQHEIAQAFLNKLKEADILVVSMAENNGNYSAAFKNLFDWSSRIEKDVFQHIPMLLLATSPGGRGGASVLGIAQNLFPRYGGEIKGSFSLPSFNANFDLEHNKISNPELDQELKNIIKSSF; this is encoded by the coding sequence ATGAAAATTATAGCCTTTGGAGGAAGTAATAGTAAACAATCCATCAACAAACGATTAGCAACATATGCATCAAGCCTGTTTGAAGGTGCAGATGTTGAGGTTTTGGATTTAAACGATTATGCAATGCCTCTTTTTAGTGTAGACTTAGAAAAAGAAATCGGTCAGCATGAAATTGCACAAGCATTTTTAAATAAACTTAAAGAAGCCGATATTCTGGTTGTTTCTATGGCAGAGAATAACGGAAATTATTCTGCTGCTTTCAAAAATCTTTTCGACTGGAGTTCCCGAATTGAAAAAGATGTTTTTCAGCATATTCCAATGTTATTATTAGCTACTTCTCCGGGCGGAAGAGGAGGAGCATCTGTTTTAGGAATTGCGCAAAACCTTTTTCCTCGTTACGGCGGTGAGATTAAAGGATCATTTTCGCTTCCTTCTTTCAATGCCAATTTCGATTTAGAACACAATAAAATTTCAAATCCTGAATTAGATCAGGAATTGAAAAATATCATAAAATCAAGTTTTTAA
- a CDS encoding TonB-dependent receptor translates to MRKIAILFFLFNTVFIFAQRQVSGVVKDNTGTPLPGVNIIEKGTNNGVSTDIDGSYKITVKEGASLVFSYLGYSSVTRLANSSQIDVSLSEEGGQSLDEVVVTGSRTAARSNTTSALPIDVLSTKDLTSTGQATFDKALQYKIPSFNTVQTPVNDATSLLDPYEIRNMGPSRTLILINGKRKNLSALLYVQTSPGRGETGADISAIPTDAIERVEILRDGASAQYGSDAIAGVMNIILKKNNTDGSITLRSGITSEGDGEMLGVSLNNGTTVGEKGFLNYTIDFSKVNLANRPGKVDAEGEAGDFGADIADVQSFLARHPDARNINGSPETAAAKFLINGGNYISETTNLYYNAAYVYKKVNSFANFRTPYWRPLADDPYLNNFFGNGDPNNPSYDGYGPTFEGDLNDYNATLGFKTIKNGWNTDASITVGGNKQIYIVNNSVNRSNIVDADGNNVYRENSPISFKPGGTSFNHVVGNIDVSKIVSDQISIAFGTEFRSENFTVIEGDKASWDGTGADSFAGNRPENSGKWNRYNVGVYLDAAFDITKDFLINGTVRHEEYSDFGGATVWKASTRYKFLDDKVTLRGSVSTGFRAPTLHQIYTQKSQYSFVAGQGIQISGIINNISPQARQLGIPRLSPEKSTNITVGVGAKPFRNFNFTIDYYNIKVEDRIVLGDRQDTQFGNVAWFSNSFDSRTSGLDVVANYNNIGIGEGKLGFNVSGNITLQNERISPVTNNSFGDILTSLTFTSRPDTKWILGVNYEIGKFGFSLNNTYFGKTTFNQDGLDENLKTEFIPKIVTDLGVNFNATEKFTIALNVNNLFNVLPEWKFVAENAAGEAILADPAQTKAQSNLITFNQRYSRMTYDGFHFSQLGTMFNLSLNYKF, encoded by the coding sequence ATGAGAAAAATTGCAATTTTATTTTTTTTATTTAACACCGTCTTTATTTTTGCTCAGAGGCAAGTTTCCGGTGTAGTAAAGGACAATACAGGAACTCCACTGCCTGGTGTAAACATTATCGAAAAAGGAACAAACAATGGTGTATCAACCGATATCGATGGATCTTACAAAATAACTGTAAAAGAGGGTGCTTCATTAGTTTTCAGCTATTTAGGCTACAGCAGCGTTACGAGATTAGCCAATTCTTCTCAAATTGATGTTTCATTATCTGAAGAAGGAGGCCAAAGCCTTGATGAAGTAGTAGTTACAGGATCAAGAACGGCTGCCAGAAGTAACACTACCAGTGCACTTCCTATTGATGTATTGTCTACTAAGGACCTTACTTCTACAGGACAGGCGACATTTGATAAGGCTTTACAATACAAAATTCCTTCTTTTAATACGGTTCAAACTCCGGTAAATGATGCTACGTCATTATTAGATCCGTATGAAATTAGAAATATGGGGCCAAGTAGAACGTTGATTCTTATAAATGGTAAACGTAAAAATTTAAGTGCATTACTTTATGTTCAAACCTCTCCGGGTCGTGGGGAAACAGGTGCAGATATTTCTGCGATTCCAACAGATGCGATCGAAAGAGTTGAGATTCTTCGTGACGGAGCTTCTGCGCAATATGGTTCTGATGCAATTGCAGGTGTAATGAACATCATTTTAAAGAAAAACAATACTGATGGTTCTATTACTTTAAGAAGCGGTATTACCTCTGAGGGTGATGGAGAGATGCTGGGCGTAAGCTTAAACAACGGAACAACAGTTGGTGAAAAAGGTTTTTTAAACTATACAATTGATTTTTCTAAAGTGAATTTAGCAAACAGACCGGGAAAAGTTGATGCAGAAGGTGAAGCGGGAGATTTTGGTGCTGACATCGCTGATGTTCAGTCTTTTTTAGCCAGACATCCTGATGCCAGAAACATTAACGGTTCGCCTGAAACTGCTGCTGCAAAATTCCTGATTAATGGAGGAAATTATATTAGTGAAACTACTAATTTGTATTATAACGCAGCATACGTTTACAAAAAAGTAAATTCATTTGCTAACTTTAGAACTCCTTATTGGAGACCACTTGCAGATGATCCATACTTAAATAATTTCTTTGGAAATGGTGATCCTAACAACCCTTCTTATGATGGTTATGGACCAACTTTTGAAGGAGATTTAAATGACTATAACGCTACTTTAGGTTTTAAAACCATTAAAAACGGATGGAATACTGACGCTAGTATTACTGTTGGTGGTAATAAACAAATTTATATTGTAAATAACTCTGTTAACAGATCAAACATTGTAGATGCTGACGGAAACAACGTTTATAGAGAAAACAGCCCTATTTCGTTTAAACCAGGAGGAACTTCTTTTAATCACGTTGTTGGAAACATTGACGTTTCGAAAATTGTATCAGATCAGATCAGTATTGCTTTTGGAACGGAGTTCAGAAGTGAAAACTTTACTGTAATTGAAGGTGATAAAGCTTCTTGGGACGGAACCGGTGCTGACTCATTTGCAGGAAACAGACCTGAAAACTCAGGAAAATGGAACAGATACAATGTGGGGGTTTATCTTGATGCGGCGTTTGATATTACAAAAGACTTTTTAATCAACGGAACTGTTCGTCATGAAGAATATAGCGACTTTGGAGGCGCAACCGTTTGGAAAGCAAGTACAAGATATAAATTCCTTGATGATAAAGTTACTTTAAGAGGTTCTGTTTCTACAGGTTTTAGAGCGCCTACTTTACATCAAATTTATACTCAAAAATCTCAATATTCATTTGTTGCCGGACAAGGAATTCAAATTAGTGGTATTATTAATAATATTTCACCTCAGGCAAGACAATTAGGTATTCCTCGTTTAAGTCCCGAAAAGTCTACTAATATTACTGTAGGTGTTGGTGCAAAACCTTTTAGAAACTTCAATTTTACAATTGACTACTATAATATCAAGGTAGAAGACCGAATTGTATTAGGAGACAGACAAGATACTCAATTTGGTAATGTAGCATGGTTTTCTAACTCATTCGATTCAAGAACTTCTGGTTTAGATGTTGTAGCCAATTATAATAATATTGGAATTGGAGAAGGAAAATTAGGCTTTAATGTTTCTGGAAATATAACTTTACAAAACGAAAGAATTTCTCCTGTAACCAATAACTCTTTTGGAGATATTTTAACTTCTTTAACTTTTACATCAAGACCTGACACTAAATGGATTCTTGGAGTAAACTACGAAATAGGTAAATTCGGGTTTTCTTTAAACAATACTTACTTCGGAAAAACAACTTTTAATCAAGATGGTTTAGATGAAAATCTAAAAACTGAATTTATTCCTAAAATCGTTACTGACTTAGGAGTAAACTTTAATGCCACTGAAAAATTTACAATTGCCTTAAATGTAAACAACTTATTTAACGTTTTACCAGAATGGAAGTTCGTAGCCGAGAATGCTGCCGGAGAAGCAATATTAGCAGATCCTGCACAAACAAAAGCACAATCTAACCTGATTACTTTCAACCAGCGTTATTCAAGAATGACTTATGATGGATTCCATTTCAGCCAGTTAGGAACTATGTTTAATTTATCTTTAAACTATAAATTCTAA